Within the Pseudomonas putida genome, the region GACACGCACGCCCGTGCCGCGCAGGTCGCAGCGCAGGCTCAGCGAAAACTGGCCAACGAACGCCTTGGTGCCGCCATACACGTTGCTGCCCGGGTACGGATAGTTACCCGCCACCGATCCGACGTTGAGAATCGACGCCCCACGGCCGTAGGCGATCAGACGCGGCAGCAGCAGGCGGGTGGTGAACATCAAGCCTTTGATGTTGGTGTCGACCATGGTCTCCCAGTCATCCAGGCTGCAGTTCTGCGCGGCATCGACGCCAAGCGCCAGGCCTGCGTTGTTGATCAGGCCGCGTAACTTGTCGAAGCCGGCCGGCAAATTGGCGATGGCCTGCTCCATGGCCTTGCGGTCACGTACATCGAGCACCAGGCCATGCACTTCGGTTTTGGCTGACAGCTCGGCGCACAGGGCGTCCAGGCGCTCCTTGCGCCGGCCGGTAAGGATCAGCTTCCAGCCGGCATCGGCGAAACGGCGCGCGCAGGCTTCGCCAAAACCGGAAGTCGCGCCAGTGATGAATACGGTGGACGTCATGCTCTGTTCCTCGCTGTGGATTATTTTTCGGCAAGCTTTGCAGCATGCCCGCGACGGGCGTCGTCAGCAAGCCATAGAGGCCCTTGGTCATTTTTTGTTCATTATCCGAAAACCCGCATGGTAGAGGGGCCTGCGCCATCTATGCGCATGTTATCCACAAGGCTTTCCCCACGGATTGGGGGCAACTTGACCCTCAGGCGGAACCCTTTCAGCCAACTACGGTCCTCCTTGCGCAGCCCTATGATGGCGCGACGCTTTCAAACATGCCGCTTGCAGCAGTCTGTCCAAGGGTTTCGCACAGAGTTATCCACAGGTCGTGCGTATTATTGAGGGATTGAATGACACCTGTGACAACGCGCCTGAAAGCGCTCAATGCGGCAGCTGGTCAAAATTTAACCAGCACCGTGCAAGCCTTGATTTCAATGGGTTGCAGCGAGATGCCACCATGTTTTCCACAGGCGGCTCCACATTATCCGTGGACAACAATGAGCCTGTGGAAACAATAGCTTGCGCAGGGATTGTGGCGTGGCTCAAGAAGGATATGCGACAAGTTGTCCACATTCTCTATTTGACGAATATCGGGGCTGCAAAGCAGCCCCAAGTCCAGCTTAGTGCCCGCCCAGATAGGCGCTACGAACCTCTTCGTTGACTAGCAACTCCTGGCCGGTGCCGGTCATGCGAATCTCGCCGTTGACCATGACATAGGCCCGGTCCGACAACTTCAATGCATGGTTGGCATTCTGCTCCACCAGGAAGATGGTCATCCCGGTCTTGGCCAGTTCGCGCAGGGTCGAAAAGATCTGCTTGACCACGATCGGCGCCAGCCCCAGCGAAGGCTCGTCGAGCAACAGCAGTTTGGGCCGGCTCATCAGCGCACGGGCAATGGCCAGCATCTGCTGCTCACCACCGGACATGGTCATCGCACGCTGGTTACGCCGCTCCTTCAACCGTGGGAACAGCTCGAACATGCGCTGCATGTCCTCACTGGCATATTTGTCACCGATAGGGATGGTACCCATCATCAGGTTTTCCTCGACGCTCATGTCGGGGAACACCCGGCGTCCTTCTGGCGACTGGGCGATGCCATTGGATGCGATGTAGTGCGACGACTTGCGGGTAATGTCGGTGCCGCGGTAGACAATCTGCCCGGAGGCCGCCCGCGGCTGGCCGAAGATGGACATCAGCAGGGTCGACTTCCCGGCACCATTGGCGCCGATCAGGCTCACGGTCTCACCTTCGTCGATGTGCATCGAGACCTTTTTCAATGCCTGGATAGGCCCGTAGAACACGTCCAGATCCTTCAATTCCAGAATGGGTGCACTCATACCAGCTCCTCTTCGTCGGCACCCAGGTAGGCGGCGATCACCGTCGGGTTGTGGCGGATATCCTGCGGCGCGCCTTCGGCGATCACGTTGCCGTGGTCTAGCACGACGATATGGTCGGAAATGCTCATGACCATGCCCATGTCGTGTTCGATCAGCACCACGGTGATGTCGTGCTCGTCTCGCAGCACGCGGATCATGCGGCTGAGTGCTTCGGTTTCCTGCGGGTTGAGGCCGGCTGCCGGTTCGTCCAGGCAGATGATCTTCGGCCGCGTGCACATGGCCCGGGCGATTTCCAGGCGGCGCTGCTGGCCGTACGACAGCTCCCCCGCCAGGCGGTTGGCACAGTCGACCAGATCGACCACCTCCAGCCAGTAGAAGGCGTGGTCCAGGGCATCGCTCTCGGCCTTGCGGTAGGCCTTGGTGTTGAGCACGCCGGCCAGCAGGTTGCGGTTGACCCACATGTGCTGGGCTACCAGCAGGTTTTCCACCACCGACATTTCCTTGAACAGACGAATGTTCTGGAAGGTCCGCGCCAGCCCCGCGCGGTTGACCAGGTGGGTGCCGCCGAACATCTTGTAGTACAGGCGCGAAACGAAACGCGCCGGCGAAACGAAGTCCGCCGCCTGGAAGCGCTCACCGAGCAACTGGATGACGTTGGTATGGCTGCCGCGTACGTTCAGCTCGATACGCCCGCCGCTGGCCTTGTAGAACCCGGTCAGGCAGTTGAACACCGTGGTCTTGCCGGCGCCGTTGGGGCCGATCAGGGCGAAGATCTGGTTACGCTTGACCTTCAGGCTGACATCGCTGAGCGCCTTGATGCCACCGAACTGCATCATCAGGTTGTCGACCGAGAGAATGATTTCGTCGCTCATGGCGCCACTCCTTTACGTGGGACCACGCCGGCCCGGCTGATGCGGATCAGCCCTCGCGGTCGCCAGATCATCATCAGCACCATCAGCACACCGAACAGCAACACCCGGTATTCGGAGAAGCTTCGCAGCAGTTCCGGCGCTACGGTCAGCACGAACGCAGCGATCACCACGCCCACCGTCGAACCCATGCCGCCCAGTACGACAATGGCCAGAATCAGCGCCGATTCGAAGAACGTGAACGAGGACGGGTTGACGAAACCTTGGTAGGTGGCGAAGAACACCCCGGCAAGGCCTGCAGTTGAGGCGCCCAGGGTGAAGGCCGAGAGCTTGACCAGCACGTGGTTCAAGCCCATCGAGCGGCAAGCGATTTCGTCTTCACGCAGCGCTTCCCAAGCGCGGCCAACTGGCATGCGGGTCAGCCGATGCTTGATGTACAGCACCGCCAGTACGACCAGGAACAGCACGGCATAGATGAACACGAACTTCAGGTTAGCGTTGTAATCGAAGCCGAAATACTCGTGGATCGGCACCCCGCCATCCTTGGCTCGGCGGCCGAACTCCAGGCCAAAGAAGGTCGGCGCCGGGGCTGGCATGCCGTTCGGGCCACCGGTGAACGACAGCCAGTTGTTCAACACCAGGCGGATGATCTCGCCAAAGCCCAGGGTCACGATCGCCAGGTAGTCACCGTGCATGCGCAAAACAGGGAAGCCCAATATGCAGCCCGCCAACGCTGCGGCGATGGCCGCCAGTGGCAGCACACTCCAGAACCCCAGCCCCAGGTACTGGTAGCCCAGCGCCAAGCCATAGGCGCCGATGGCGTAGAACGCCACGTAGCCCAGGTCGAGCAGGCCCGCCAGGCCCACCACGATGTTCAGGCCAAGGCCCAGCAGCACGTAGATCAGGCCGAGGATGACCACGGTCAGCAGGTACTTGTTGGCGAAGATGGGGAAGACGATGGCGATCACGATCAGCGCCGGAATGATGTAACGCAGACGCGATTTGTAGTTCGGTGCATTGACGTGCACCCCCGAGCCGCCGCTGTCGAAGCCTTGCAGCATGCGTTTGCCTGCGGCGGTCTGCAGGTACAGGCTGAGCAGGAAGCGCCCGAGCATCACGCCACCGACCAGCCAGGCCACACGACGGGGTTCGGCATTGAAGCTGTAGCCGTCGAGCACCACGCCGACGACCGGACCAAAGACAATGAGCGCGAGCAGGCCGGCGACGATGGTCTCCAGCAGGCTGCGTTTGAGATCGAAACCTTGGGTTTCGGCAACGGAGGCAGTTTTGGCAGTGGACATGTTCACACCTTAGCCACGAGCGGGCGACCCAACAGGCCTTGTGGGCGGAAGATAAGGATCAGCACCAGCAGCGAGAAGCTGAACACGTCCTTGTAGTCGGAGTTGATCAGGCCAGAAAACAACGACTCGGAGATCCCCAGGATGATGCCGCCCAACATGGCACCGGGCAGCGAGCCGATGCCGCCGAGCACCGCCGCGGTGAATGCCTTGATGCCGATGATGAAGCCGGCGTAGAAGTCGAAGGTGCCGTAGTTCATGGTGATCAGCACACCGGCAAGCGCAGCCATCACCGCGCCGATGACGAACACGTAGGAGATCACCCGGTCGGTGTTGATACCCAGGATCGAGGCCATCTTGCGGTCTTGCTGGGTGGCGCGGCACATGCGGCCGAGCTTGGTGTACTTGATCACATAGGTGAGCAGCCCCATGCCGACGAATGCGGCAATCAGGATGAAGATCTTGGTGTAGGTCAACTGCACGAAGCCGGTACCCACTTCGACGCGCCAGGCGCCTTCGAGCAGGGTGGGCACGCCTTGCTGGCGAGCGCCCTGGCTGATCTGCGCATAGTTCTGCAGGATCAGCGAGATGCCGATGGCACTGATCAGCGGTGCCAGGCGGGTGGAGTTGCGCAGGGGTTTGTAGGCGATGCGTTCAATGGTGAAGCCATACACACCCGTGACGACAATGGTGAACAACAAGGTGCCCAACATCAGCAGGGGGAACGACTCGATACCGAAATAAGCCAGCAATGCCAGGCTGATTGCCGCGAGGTACGCGGAAATCATATACACCTCGCCGTGCGCGAAGTTGATCATGCCGATGATGCCATAGACCATTGTGTAGCCGATGGCGATCAGGCCATAGACCGACCCTAGGGTCAGGCCGTTGACCAGTTGCTGCAGGAAAATACCATCCATAACGCAATCTCACCTGAGCGAGACTGCACGAGCGCCGGCCACGGCAAGCCACGGATGAAGCGGCCCTCGCAGCGCAGAACCGTGCAGATCTCCGAATAAAGACAGGTACCGCAGGGGCATCGGCCCGGGCGCAGGCCCGGGCTGGTTGCCGTTGTTATTTTTGTTTATCCAGCTGGTGGTACTTGCCGTCCTTGTCCCACTGGTAGACCACGTAGTCAGAGACAGTCAGGTCGCCCTTGCTGTCCCACTTCTTCTCGCCCATGACGGTCTGCACCGGGTTGGCCTTGAGCCACTTGGCAGCGTCTTCGCCCTTGTTCGACTTGGCACCGTTGAAGGCAGCGGCCAAGGCTTGCAGCGAAGCGTAGGCGTAGAGGGTGTAGCCTTCAGGCTCGGTACCCGCTTTGCGGAACTCTTCCACCACCGCCTTGCTGTCTGGCAGCAGGCGCGGGTCGGCCCCGAAGGTCATGTACACGCCGTCGACGTACTGGGCGCCGCCGGCCGTCGCGACCAGTTCGTCGGTGACGATGCCGTCATCGGACATGAACTTGACGTCCTTCAGGCCTTGTTCGCGCAGCTGACGCACCAGCGGACCGGCTTCGGGGTGCAAGCCACCGAAGTAGACCACGTCGGCACCGGTGGAACGGATCTTGGTCACCACGGCGCTGAAGTCTTTTTCGCCACGGGTCAGGCCTTCATACAGTACCGGCTTGACCCCGCGCTTCTCGAGCTGCGCCTTGGTTGCATCGGCCAGGCCCTGGCCGTAGGTGTCCTTGTCGTGCAGTACCGCCACTTTCTTGCCCTTGAGCACATCGACGATGTAGTCACCGGCAACGATGCCCTGCTGGTCATCACGGCCGCACATACGGAACATGGCGCTCAGCCCGCGCTCGGTGACCTGCGGGTTGGTGGAGCCAGGGGTGATGGCGATCACGCCTGCTTCGTCATACACCTCGGAAGCGGGAATGGTGTTGGAGGAGCAGAAGTGGCCCACCACACCGATTACCTTGTCCTGATCGACCAGGCGGTTGGCAACCGATACAGCCTGTTTCGGCTCACAGGCATCATCGCCTTTGACCAGGATGATTTTCTCGCCGTTGACGCCACCGGCAGCGTTGATCTTGTCAGC harbors:
- a CDS encoding ABC transporter permease subunit, which encodes MDGIFLQQLVNGLTLGSVYGLIAIGYTMVYGIIGMINFAHGEVYMISAYLAAISLALLAYFGIESFPLLMLGTLLFTIVVTGVYGFTIERIAYKPLRNSTRLAPLISAIGISLILQNYAQISQGARQQGVPTLLEGAWRVEVGTGFVQLTYTKIFILIAAFVGMGLLTYVIKYTKLGRMCRATQQDRKMASILGINTDRVISYVFVIGAVMAALAGVLITMNYGTFDFYAGFIIGIKAFTAAVLGGIGSLPGAMLGGIILGISESLFSGLINSDYKDVFSFSLLVLILIFRPQGLLGRPLVAKV
- a CDS encoding ABC transporter ATP-binding protein, whose product is MSAPILELKDLDVFYGPIQALKKVSMHIDEGETVSLIGANGAGKSTLLMSIFGQPRAASGQIVYRGTDITRKSSHYIASNGIAQSPEGRRVFPDMSVEENLMMGTIPIGDKYASEDMQRMFELFPRLKERRNQRAMTMSGGEQQMLAIARALMSRPKLLLLDEPSLGLAPIVVKQIFSTLRELAKTGMTIFLVEQNANHALKLSDRAYVMVNGEIRMTGTGQELLVNEEVRSAYLGGH
- a CDS encoding branched-chain amino acid ABC transporter substrate-binding protein, yielding MSQTFYKKGFLALAVATALGVSSYVQADVKIGVAGPMTGANAAFGEQYMKGAQAAADKINAAGGVNGEKIILVKGDDACEPKQAVSVANRLVDQDKVIGVVGHFCSSNTIPASEVYDEAGVIAITPGSTNPQVTERGLSAMFRMCGRDDQQGIVAGDYIVDVLKGKKVAVLHDKDTYGQGLADATKAQLEKRGVKPVLYEGLTRGEKDFSAVVTKIRSTGADVVYFGGLHPEAGPLVRQLREQGLKDVKFMSDDGIVTDELVATAGGAQYVDGVYMTFGADPRLLPDSKAVVEEFRKAGTEPEGYTLYAYASLQALAAAFNGAKSNKGEDAAKWLKANPVQTVMGEKKWDSKGDLTVSDYVVYQWDKDGKYHQLDKQK
- a CDS encoding SDR family oxidoreductase, producing MTSTVFITGATSGFGEACARRFADAGWKLILTGRRKERLDALCAELSAKTEVHGLVLDVRDRKAMEQAIANLPAGFDKLRGLINNAGLALGVDAAQNCSLDDWETMVDTNIKGLMFTTRLLLPRLIAYGRGASILNVGSVAGNYPYPGSNVYGGTKAFVGQFSLSLRCDLRGTGVRVSNIEPGLCESEFSLVRHGGDQAKYDATYAGAEPIQPQDIAETIFWILNQPAHININSLELMPVSQDWAGLSIDRSVKG
- the livM gene encoding high-affinity branched-chain amino acid ABC transporter permease LivM, whose amino-acid sequence is MSTAKTASVAETQGFDLKRSLLETIVAGLLALIVFGPVVGVVLDGYSFNAEPRRVAWLVGGVMLGRFLLSLYLQTAAGKRMLQGFDSGGSGVHVNAPNYKSRLRYIIPALIVIAIVFPIFANKYLLTVVILGLIYVLLGLGLNIVVGLAGLLDLGYVAFYAIGAYGLALGYQYLGLGFWSVLPLAAIAAALAGCILGFPVLRMHGDYLAIVTLGFGEIIRLVLNNWLSFTGGPNGMPAPAPTFFGLEFGRRAKDGGVPIHEYFGFDYNANLKFVFIYAVLFLVVLAVLYIKHRLTRMPVGRAWEALREDEIACRSMGLNHVLVKLSAFTLGASTAGLAGVFFATYQGFVNPSSFTFFESALILAIVVLGGMGSTVGVVIAAFVLTVAPELLRSFSEYRVLLFGVLMVLMMIWRPRGLIRISRAGVVPRKGVAP
- a CDS encoding ABC transporter ATP-binding protein, translated to MSDEIILSVDNLMMQFGGIKALSDVSLKVKRNQIFALIGPNGAGKTTVFNCLTGFYKASGGRIELNVRGSHTNVIQLLGERFQAADFVSPARFVSRLYYKMFGGTHLVNRAGLARTFQNIRLFKEMSVVENLLVAQHMWVNRNLLAGVLNTKAYRKAESDALDHAFYWLEVVDLVDCANRLAGELSYGQQRRLEIARAMCTRPKIICLDEPAAGLNPQETEALSRMIRVLRDEHDITVVLIEHDMGMVMSISDHIVVLDHGNVIAEGAPQDIRHNPTVIAAYLGADEEELV